TTTTCTCCGCAACAATGTGCTGTTGTATACTTGAAACCCTCAAGTGACAATTAACATTCTTGACATAATGTTAGGGGTGCCATCGGTTGAGGGGAAGGAAAGCTGGGACCTCCTTGTATCTTGATGTGCATATCGAGGTACATAGTAGTATGATTTATTTTGGCTGTGTGAGAATTTTTTCAATACTAGAAGTCTAGAGCTATGATGATTGATTGGTCGTGCAGAGGGCACTTAGGCGCGCAGTACTAGAATCAGATAAATGCTGATAGCCTTAAGTTGATCATGATATTTATTATATTGCAGGTATATCCTTTCTTGAGTGTCAGTGCAGCACATGATATCGGGGAAACTGTCCGTCATCATATACAGAAGACGCATAGTCAAGTTGCCGAAGTTTTCATACACATAGGTACAGAATGGTCTCTATATTCCACCTGTCAATGTGAAACTGGCCAATAACAGAACTATCGTTTGTACTTCGTCATGTTTTACATGCATCATAGTTGGGATCATTTACCTTTGTAGCAGCATTATGCATGTTTCCATCCAATTGATAGCCTCTAACATTTGTTCCTAGTAGGCTACTATATTTCCCAAATTTGTTAATCGCCATTGGGTATAATATTGTAAGCCTGGAACTCTTGTCCCCGGTGGTTAATTATACAACTGTGTGGAACCATCAACTGGAACATTCCTGAAGTACACAAATTGCAGACCCCTCATATTCAATGGGTGCTAACGTGGACAAGAAAAGGATTTTGGAGAACTTGGAGAGAAGAAATTCAGACGTTATTCCACGTCAACGAAGTGCAGAAGCTATTGTGTCCGATATAATTTCCTCCCATTTTCCAAAGGTAAGTAGTATTTTTCTACATGAAGTTGATTGTTCACAGTTATTAGCTCCTGTGCAAAGTTAATGGGAATTAATGCAGAAGATGCAAATATCTAGTGAGATGACGAGTGCAGAACTGTATCGATGTGAATTGAATGAGGTTTGAACAGCAAATCTGGTCGATAAAACTAGCTACAAGAGATGAAAATACAAGAAACAATATACAGTAGTGCCAATTTATTAACTGGAATATTGTGCCTTTTTAAGAGAGCTTCTTTTACCTCTGTAGCGAGAATTCATATATACGACTCAAAACCATGATTTGATGCAGAAAATGTGTCTTGAACATCTGATGCTGCATTACTTACAAGGACGGGTGTTGCTTCAGGTCCAAGTTTCAATGTCTCCAGAAATTTTGATTCGGTAATCAACCTTTATCCTCCAGCCCAAAGCTCCAGTTTATATTATTCTAATAATAATCCTGTGTCCATCCCCAATTACAAAACTTTGAAGGGATGCGATGGACATCGCAAAAAAAGCCGAGGAGGAGATCATGAAGGCTGACGCCAGCATATGTCAAGTCAGCGTACAGCTGAGATTGGGGCAACAAATTGAGCAACTTCAGCTGGCCGCAAGCAAAAGCGGAGCAAACGATCGACATGCAGAAAAGCAGTAGAACGGGGCGCATATCCTGCGCAGTGCAGCCATGCTGGCTCAGTCAGCTGGGATGGTAATTTTGCTAATCTTTCTGACATGCATCAATTGCagttgctgctgttgctgctgaggCAGTGGACTAGGACAGCCCCTGTACATTGTGTCTTGTTCTGAGATATCAGAAGAAATGGAATAATGTCGAAACAGGCTCTCACTCCGCTTTATAACCAACTAGCACacatgcccgtgtgttgcaacggGGAAATAAATAAATGTGTCCATCAAAACGCCCATCGGTGGCATGACAACATTCTGGGAGGCAGGTAGGAGCATGCTGAGGTGTAGAAGAAATACATATTAATGTCATGCCCACTGAATGAGTAGGAATGTTGCATGGTCATTCTTTTTTaatcattgcatgcaaaatttaaTGCATCTTACTCCCTCTGTTCcgaaatataagtctttttagagatttcaaatggactaccacatacggatgtatatagacacattttagagtgtagatttattcattttgctccgtatgtagtcatctattgaaatctctagaaagacctatatttaggaacagagggagtataatcTAAACAGATGAGTGAAAGAAATAAAAGTAGGACTAACGAACAAAAAGGATAATGAGATAGGGTTAACAAACCGGAATGAGGAAGAGTATGTATGTATCATACCCCACACTTATGTTCAAAAAAAAGATATGTTCAAAATAAAAAGAAGCACTGCCCCGCTGCCCTCTGCTCTCTCCTAGCACTTGTGACTCCCCAACGCTTGCTCTCCTCTTCTACttggtcggcttgtccgatcagAGTAGGAGGGAAGAGGGGCTCGGCGCCTAAGACAAAGATGAAATTGAATATATGTTGATTATTTCTATGACCCGAGAGAAATATCTATCTTTGTCTAAATCCCTTCtctagccttgtatttcttctcttcAAGTTTGCGCCTAAGACAAAGATGAAATTGAATATATGTTGATTATTTCTATGACCCGAGAGAAATAACTATCTTTGTCTAAATCCCTTCtctagccttgtatttcttctcttcAAGTTTCATTTTTttacgcaaaagtttctgtttaaTTGAAAAGGAAGAGAGGGAGCCCATCAGCCAGCGCAGCCCCAACATCATCGGGCCCAACCTAACTTTCCATTTCCAGGTCGGCCCACCTACTCCCGTTAACCCTAGCAGCCAGGGAGACCGATCCCCGCAATTGCCCCATCGATCCCCTCGTCTCCCTCCAGCGCTGCCCCACGCCGGCCTCGACCCTCACCTTCCTCCGCACCGCCGGTGACTGCAGCCACCGACGGGAAGCCAAGCAGATGAGCACGCCCCCCTGCCCGTTctcccctccccctctccttACTCCTTCTCACTTCTTCTCTCAGCAGGAGCCCGCCATGGACGCCCCTGCCTCGCACTACCCACCGGATCTGGTTCTCCATGTCGAGATCCGCCCGTTCCCGACCTCCACTCGCCCGCTCGCCAACCGCCAGAACCCCAAGTCCCGCCAGCCGCCAGGAGCTCGGGTTCAAGCCGCGACGACTGCCTCCTCCGCACAGCACCCCGTGCGCCCaaatcctcctcctcctctggttTTATGAGACCTTGAGCATTGTTTTCGCCACCATTCCCTTCTTTTATCGATTCGTGTATGCCTCATCCTCCTGACCTCTGCTTGCAGATTAGTTTGGTCGCTTGTTGAAATCATTAGTTTGTACGTACTAGTAAGCATGCAAGTGCAACACGCACGTCTCGACTAATATTATATTCTTTGGCAAGAATCTATTCAAGTTTGTTCTCACAAGGTGGTTATACACATCCTTATGCGTGAAAAGATAAAACAAAAGCATTATGCTTAAACACACAAACAAAAGCACATATCACTTTTAGTTCCATTCTTGTTGAAAAAGGGGTGTATATTCACGCTAAATTGCTCCAATCTCTCCATCCGAGCAACACACCAATTTTTTTTATTCAAAGCCTTGGGCATAGCTACGATATTAGCACCAGCCTTGGATTTGAATATCTTTAGCGATTCAATCATATCTTGTCCAACTTTGGCATGCAGGGTTTCAGCTATAAACTGGGGAATCAACACATGTTCTCTTTAATTTACAAGGCTACAAGTTACACTTTGAACACGGCTcaattgtactccctccgttccaaaatagatgacccaactttgtactaatagtacaaagttgggtcatctattttggaacggaggaagtatgAGAAAGGGGGCACCTGACCCACCCAAAGAGTTATATGTGTTTTAGTAGAAACTTCTAAACACAAACATCATCTGCATAGTTTGCACTccatattactccctccgttcctaaatataagtctttgtagagattctcctagatggactacatacagagcaaaatgaatgaatctaaacttataatgcatctatatacatccgtatgtggttcgtAGTGGAATCTttaaagacttatatttaggaaaaGAGGGAGTACAAAACAAGATTGACTTGTTGAAGGCTGGAGCAAAGCACCTGAATCTGGCTTAGAATGCACGTTCCCTCTGAGCACTGGTGGGCTAATCCTTCCACAAGTGCTATCACCTAAACACAATTGACAAGGATTCGAGAGCTATAAAACCTTCTTTTTGCCAACATACATTATTTGAAAGACAAGCAACGGCGATTTGGTTATCAAGAATGAGCTGAGGAAGCGAGTAAAAAAGAAGAACATAACCTATCACAGTTTTAAAAATAATACTACATGTTCTTTGGTGGAAACCATTTGCACAACGTTGGCAAATGACTAACATTGATATGTAAATATTGTATGATTCAGCCCAACTAAAAGGCATTGTCTTGTAGAAGTATATATTATCCAAGTATTGTATTATATGTGATATTGACGGAACCACAAATGATAGGTTGTGTGTGTGAAATGGTCAAAATTTAGATTGTATGACCAAGCAATTTTTTTACTACCAGTTTATGAGCCTTAAAGATGACACTAATGCAGAGTTATTACTAAAGAATTTAAATATTGTTGGAAGTTTAAGATTTGGAATTTATACCTGTACACTACAGAACTGCAGTCAGCAGGGTCAGAGGTCAACAAGGAACTGATATAGAATTCAGCTCCTCCAATTTCATAGACGAACATATATGAAATACAGGAGAGTAGTTATAACTACATAACCATGGAATTAAGGAAATGATACAAA
This genomic window from Aegilops tauschii subsp. strangulata cultivar AL8/78 chromosome 4, Aet v6.0, whole genome shotgun sequence contains:
- the LOC109779317 gene encoding metal tolerance protein 2 isoform X2: MSSAPDIIGSTSHMNHNHGSGGHNHAIDLEHPVLALSMTTLAISIKEGLYWITKRAGEKEGSGLMKANAWHHRADAISSVVALVGVGGSIVGLPYLDPLAGLVVSGMILKAGVQTGYESTLELVDAAVDPSLLEPIKETIVKADGVKGCHRLRGRKAGTSLYLDVHIEVYPFLSVSAAHDIGETVRHHIQKTHSQVAEVFIHIDPSYSMGANVDKKRILENLERRNSDVIPRQRSAEAIVSDIISSHFPKKMCLEHLMLHYLQGRVLLQVQVSMSPEILIRDAMDIAKKAEEEIMKADASICQVSVQLRLGQQIEQLQLAASKSGANDRHAEKQ